The Ananas comosus cultivar F153 linkage group 2, ASM154086v1, whole genome shotgun sequence genome contains a region encoding:
- the LOC109703934 gene encoding uncharacterized protein LOC109703934 yields the protein MQVAAGSSALFSAAKPPSSLRRARVRLTSSQYTPASAPTSKSKESSMAAKWAQKTVVIPPQRRGCHLVTSNILREIEQDLSGFKCGLAHLFLQHTSASLTINENYDADVQDDTETFLNRIVPEGRSAPWKHTLEGPDDMPAHIKSSIFGCSLMIPITDGHLNMGTWQGIWLCEHRDHATARKIVITLNGI from the exons ATGCAAGTTGCAGCAGGGTCGTCGGCCCTCTTCTCCGCCGCCAAACCCCCATCATCGCTTCGTCGCGCGAGAGTGAGGCTGACGTCGTCGCAGTACACCCCCGCATCCGCCCCGACCTCCAAATCGAAGGAGTCGTCCATGGCCGCCAAGTGGGCTCAGAAGACCGTCGTCATCCCTCCCCAGCGTCGCGGCTGTCATCTCGTTACTTCCAAC ATACTGAGGGAGATCGAGCAGGACCTCTCGGGCTTCAAATGCGGACTGGCTCATCTTTTCT TGCAGCATACAAGCGCCTCCTTGACCATAAACGAGAATTACGACGCGGATGTTCAGGATGACACTGAAACCTTTCTCAACCGGATCGTCCCTGAG GGCCGATCTGCACCCTGGAAGCACACATTGGAAG GACCTGATGATATGCCAGCACATATCAAATCATCAATATTCGGTTGTTCCCTTAT GATTCCGATTACTGATGGCCATCTCAACATGGGCACCTGGCAG GGAATATGGCTGTGTGAGCATCGTGACCATGCTACTGCTCGCAAGATTGTCATTACTCTTAATGGGATATAG